A genomic region of Cannabis sativa cultivar Pink pepper isolate KNU-18-1 chromosome 1, ASM2916894v1, whole genome shotgun sequence contains the following coding sequences:
- the LOC115706857 gene encoding stress-response A/B barrel domain-containing protein UP3, whose product MTMCFRIRPNTTLSLPFSASKHLLKLNPKPSLSFTPHSHSSTSYYSSKITMSSSPTQTIEHIVLFKVKDDTDPSKVNAMVNGLSSLKSLDQVLHITAGPLLRNRSSTLNFTHMLHSRYSSKDDLNAYSQHPNHMSVVKESVLPICEDIMAVDWVAEDLQGPASLSPGSALRVTFLKLKENLEEEKKSEILGVIKGIKNSFGQISQLTCGENFSPGRAKGYSIASIAVFPGQSELETLDSDEELVKLQKEKVKEHLESVVVVDYLVSLPQSASL is encoded by the coding sequence atgacgaTGTGTTTTAGAATCCGACCCAATACCACACTTTCTCTCCCTTTCTCGGCTTCCAAACACCTCCTCAAACTCAACCCCAAACCCTCTCTTTCCTTCACACCCCACTCTCACTCTTCCACCTCGTATTACTCCTCCAAGATAACAATGTCTTCTTCCCCAACCCAAACCATCGAGCACATCGTCCTCTTTAAGGTCAAAGACGACACCGACCCGTCTAAGGTAAACGCCATGGTTAACGGACTCAGCAGCCTCAAATCGCTCGATCAAGTCCTCCACATCACTGCCGGACCACTTCTCCGGAACCGATCGTCCACGCTCAACTTTACTCACATGCTCCATAGCCGTTACAGCTCGAAAGACGACCTTAACGCTTACTCTCAGCACCCTAATCATATGAGCGTAGTTAAGGAATCGGTCCTCCCAATCTGCGAAGACATCATGGCCGTCGATTGGGTTGCCGAGGATCTTCAAGGTCCAGCTTCCCTATCTCCGGGCTCGGCGTTGAGGGTGacttttttgaaattgaaggaGAATCTGGAGGAAGAGAAGAAATCTGAGATTTTGGGGGTAATTAAAGGGATTAAGAATAGTTTTGGGCAGATTTCTCAGCTCACTTGTGGGGAGAATTTCTCACCAGGGAGAGCCAAGGGGTATTCGATTGCGTCAATTGCTGTTTTTCCTGGTCAGAGCGAATTGGAGACTTTGGATTCGGATGAGGAGTTGGTGAAGCTGCAGAAGGAAAAGGTTAAGGAGCATTTGGAAAGTGTTGTCGTTGTTGATTATTTAGTGTCGTTGCCTCAATCTGCCAGTCTGTGA